One Mycolicibacterium sarraceniae genomic window carries:
- a CDS encoding PecA family PE domain-processing aspartic protease, protein MEQQQTVNLRMGRRPANMPGEQDLCTRRPVVFGGWLAAGAIALGLGAALSTGCGTAQADTATSGNTGSAGVHQSHSGLGSDRRTTANGPLGARPASAAAATAVRGQINPVKRPAAGMKPAAVSASQHAAPATVVPAAQESATSSASVPLHIYGDTEPLVDVSVGGGPAKPVLVDTGSEGLVVGLGNIGLLHLFSMGLPTGLGVSAYSGGLTYLYATFKTTVNFGNGIVTKPTSVDVALLSYPGSFESFAAGNGATGILGIGPNATGPGPSSVISALPGDLSDGVLIDEPDGVLVFGPNPKTARVSVSGAPNTQLQVKVGSGSLQPVSAIIDSGGVYGTVPSSIAPNVPVGTVIWVYSADGQTLLYTYTTDATNTPTVTSDDLLNTGYEAFVQQPVYISYSPTAVGTTIFDYR, encoded by the coding sequence ATGGAACAACAGCAAACCGTGAACCTCCGCATGGGCAGGCGGCCCGCAAACATGCCGGGCGAGCAGGATCTTTGCACGCGCCGCCCCGTCGTGTTCGGCGGATGGCTGGCCGCCGGTGCTATTGCGCTCGGCCTCGGTGCGGCGCTGTCCACTGGTTGCGGGACAGCCCAGGCCGATACAGCGACCAGTGGGAACACCGGGTCCGCGGGAGTCCACCAGAGCCACAGCGGCCTTGGCTCTGATCGCAGGACGACGGCCAACGGCCCCCTAGGGGCACGACCTGCCAGCGCGGCGGCGGCGACGGCCGTGCGCGGGCAGATCAACCCGGTCAAGCGTCCGGCAGCAGGCATGAAGCCCGCCGCCGTCAGCGCCAGCCAGCACGCAGCCCCGGCCACCGTGGTGCCGGCCGCCCAGGAGTCGGCAACCAGTTCGGCGTCGGTCCCTCTGCACATCTACGGCGATACCGAGCCGCTGGTCGACGTCTCCGTCGGTGGTGGACCGGCCAAGCCGGTATTGGTCGACACCGGCTCGGAGGGACTCGTGGTCGGGCTCGGGAATATAGGCCTACTCCACCTGTTCAGCATGGGCTTGCCCACTGGGCTCGGTGTCAGCGCCTACAGCGGTGGGTTGACCTATCTCTACGCGACCTTCAAAACGACGGTGAATTTCGGAAACGGCATCGTGACCAAGCCGACGAGCGTCGATGTCGCCCTTCTGTCCTACCCAGGATCGTTCGAGAGCTTCGCCGCCGGCAACGGTGCCACCGGCATCTTGGGAATCGGACCGAACGCGACTGGGCCTGGGCCTAGCAGTGTCATCTCAGCGTTACCAGGCGATCTCAGCGATGGCGTGCTCATCGACGAACCGGACGGCGTGTTGGTGTTCGGCCCCAACCCCAAGACCGCTCGCGTGTCAGTCAGCGGGGCACCGAACACGCAGCTTCAGGTAAAGGTCGGCAGTGGATCGCTTCAACCAGTTTCCGCGATCATCGATTCCGGTGGTGTCTACGGCACCGTGCCGTCGTCGATAGCACCCAATGTCCCTGTTGGAACGGTCATTTGGGTGTATAGCGCCGATGGCCAGACACTGCTATACACCTACACAACCGACGCGACCAACACTCCAACGGTCACGTCCGACGATCTGTTGAACACCGGATACGAGGCCTTTGTGCAACAACCGGTCTACATCAGCTACAGTCCCACCGCGGTCGGCACGACGATCTTCGACTACCGATGA
- the istB gene encoding IS21-like element helper ATPase IstB translates to MTIHDPSLRAALKTLKLTGMLDTLDARLAQTRDGKLGHLEFLQVLCEDEIARRETAALARRVRRARFEQPNTFEDFDFTVSPKLPAAMLRDLAALRWLEAGESVILYGPVGVGKTHVAQALGHQVALRGGDIRFVKCSRMLADLAGGHADRTIGQRMLEYTRPLVLIVDDFAMREHTPTQSDDLYDLVSDRAIAAKPLILTSNRAPKDWYPLFPNPVVAESLLDRLINTSHQVLMDGPSYRPRKRPGTKTT, encoded by the coding sequence ATGACCATTCACGATCCCAGCCTGCGGGCCGCACTGAAGACCCTCAAACTGACCGGCATGCTCGACACCCTCGATGCCCGCCTGGCTCAAACCCGCGACGGGAAACTCGGACACCTGGAATTCCTCCAAGTACTCTGCGAAGACGAAATCGCCCGCCGGGAGACCGCCGCCCTGGCCCGACGGGTCCGCCGCGCCCGCTTCGAACAGCCCAACACCTTCGAGGACTTCGACTTCACCGTCAGCCCGAAACTGCCCGCTGCGATGCTGCGCGACCTGGCCGCGTTGCGCTGGCTCGAGGCCGGTGAATCAGTGATTCTCTACGGACCCGTCGGAGTCGGGAAAACCCATGTGGCACAGGCACTCGGGCATCAAGTCGCACTCCGCGGCGGCGACATCCGCTTCGTCAAATGCTCCCGCATGCTCGCCGACCTCGCCGGCGGCCACGCCGACCGCACCATCGGACAACGCATGCTCGAATACACCCGCCCCCTGGTCCTGATCGTCGATGACTTCGCGATGCGTGAGCACACCCCCACCCAAAGCGACGACCTCTACGACCTTGTCTCCGACCGCGCCATCGCCGCCAAGCCCCTGATCCTGACCAGCAACCGGGCCCCGAAGGACTGGTACCCGCTGTTTCCGAACCCGGTCGTGGCCGAATCGCTGCTCGACCGACTCATCAACACCAGCCACCAAGTCCTCATGGACGGCCCGTCCTACCGACCCCGGAAACGACCCGGCACCAAGACCACCTGA
- a CDS encoding M20/M25/M40 family metallo-hydrolase, translating to MTVTQPVDEVVDLVSALIRFDTSNTGELATTKGEAESALWVAEQLSAVGYTCEYVESGAPGRGNVFACLPGSNPSRGALLIHGHLDVVPAEPADWSVHPFSGAVADGYVWGRGAVDMKDMCGMMIAVARHFKRAGIVPPRDLVFAFVADEEHGGTYGAQWLVDNRPDLFEGITEAIGEVGGFSLTVPHKDGGERRLYLIETAEKGLSWMRLTARGRAGHGSMVHDDNAVTAVAEAVARLGRHQFPLVLSESVEQFLTAIAEETGYSFDLASPDLEGTIAKLGGISRIVSATLRDTANPTMLKAGYKANVIPQTAEAVIDCRVLPGRREAFEREIDELIGPDVTRSWERDLPSYETTFDGDLVDAMNDALLAVDPEARTVPYMLSGGTDAKAFTRLGIRCFGFIPLRLPPELDFAALFHGVDERVPVDALEFGVQVLEHFLKNC from the coding sequence GTGACTGTGACTCAACCCGTCGATGAGGTCGTCGATCTCGTCAGCGCCCTGATCCGGTTCGACACCTCCAACACCGGCGAGCTGGCGACCACAAAGGGCGAAGCGGAATCTGCCCTCTGGGTTGCCGAGCAGCTGTCCGCGGTCGGGTACACATGCGAGTACGTCGAGTCCGGGGCGCCGGGCCGGGGCAATGTCTTCGCCTGCCTTCCCGGATCCAATCCCAGTCGCGGTGCGCTGCTGATCCACGGCCACCTCGATGTCGTCCCCGCCGAACCGGCGGACTGGAGCGTGCACCCCTTCTCCGGCGCGGTCGCCGACGGCTATGTCTGGGGCCGCGGCGCGGTCGACATGAAAGACATGTGCGGCATGATGATCGCCGTCGCCAGACACTTCAAGCGGGCCGGCATCGTCCCCCCGCGGGATCTGGTCTTCGCTTTCGTTGCCGACGAAGAGCACGGCGGCACCTACGGCGCGCAGTGGTTGGTGGACAACCGGCCCGACCTGTTCGAGGGCATTACCGAAGCTATCGGCGAGGTGGGCGGTTTCTCGCTGACGGTGCCGCACAAGGACGGCGGCGAACGCCGCCTCTACCTGATCGAGACCGCCGAAAAGGGCTTGTCCTGGATGCGGCTGACCGCCCGCGGCCGGGCCGGGCACGGCTCGATGGTGCACGACGACAACGCCGTCACCGCCGTCGCCGAGGCCGTCGCCCGGCTGGGCCGGCACCAATTCCCGCTGGTATTAAGCGAATCCGTGGAACAGTTCCTCACCGCGATCGCCGAGGAGACCGGCTACAGCTTCGATCTGGCCTCGCCGGATCTTGAAGGCACAATCGCCAAACTCGGCGGCATCTCCCGCATCGTCAGCGCGACCCTGCGCGACACCGCCAACCCCACCATGCTCAAGGCCGGCTACAAGGCCAATGTCATCCCGCAGACCGCCGAGGCCGTCATCGACTGCCGGGTATTGCCCGGGCGCAGGGAAGCCTTCGAGCGCGAGATCGACGAACTCATCGGTCCCGACGTCACCCGCTCCTGGGAGCGTGACCTGCCGTCGTACGAGACGACGTTCGACGGCGACCTGGTCGACGCGATGAACGACGCACTGCTCGCCGTCGATCCGGAAGCCCGGACCGTGCCCTACATGCTCTCCGGTGGAACCGATGCGAAAGCCTTTACCCGCCTTGGCATTCGCTGCTTCGGATTCATCCCGCTGCGGCTGCCGCCGGAGCTGGACTTCGCGGCGCTGTTCCATGGCGTCGATGAGCGGGTACCCGTGGACGCACTCGAGTTCGGCGTCCAAGTGCTCGAGCACTTCTTGAAGAATTGCTGA
- a CDS encoding alpha/beta hydrolase — translation MGLRRVARVGAVVATALISGCSTPVVGIPTPAAPPMAPPAPVQWSPCHVVGGTDGPVIPAGAQCGEIAVPVDYSKADGAVAHLALVRFPATGQKIGSLVVNPGGPGESGVDAAINVVASLPPEIRQRFDFVGFDPRGVGSSVPALSCNSDADNDAFRADPQVDYSPAGVAHIENIEKQSAQRCLDKMGKDFLANIGTVNVARDLDRLRAALGDDKLTYLGYSYGTEIGAAYAEAYPDKVRAMILDGAVDPNADPIQSNLDQDAAFQKAFNDYAADCAKAPGCPLGADPAKAVDVYRHLVDPLVAKPVPTDDPRGLSYADAVTGTIMAMYSPSLWKDLSDGLTELSNGTGDTLLELADQYWNRDSDGHYSNAQDVLTAVTCVDDPPNTDRAKAIDEDRRARQLVPFDSYGQFTGNAPLDSCAFWPVPPTSGPHTVSAPGVPPVLVVSTTHDPATPYQAGVELAKELGGDVLTFNGTQHTVVFQGQTCVDKYAAAYLIDLALPPKGTTC, via the coding sequence ATCGGCCTTCGCCGTGTCGCACGGGTAGGGGCGGTCGTTGCGACCGCGCTGATATCCGGCTGCAGCACACCGGTTGTGGGAATCCCGACGCCGGCGGCACCGCCGATGGCTCCGCCGGCGCCGGTGCAGTGGTCACCGTGCCACGTCGTCGGTGGTACCGACGGCCCAGTGATACCAGCCGGTGCGCAATGTGGCGAGATCGCCGTCCCCGTCGACTATTCCAAGGCCGACGGGGCCGTCGCCCACCTAGCGCTCGTCCGTTTCCCGGCGACCGGTCAGAAGATCGGCTCACTGGTCGTCAACCCTGGCGGGCCCGGTGAGTCGGGCGTCGACGCGGCGATCAATGTGGTGGCATCACTGCCACCGGAGATCCGCCAGCGGTTCGACTTCGTCGGTTTCGACCCACGTGGCGTCGGCTCCTCGGTTCCGGCGCTGTCGTGTAACTCCGACGCGGACAACGACGCATTCCGCGCCGACCCCCAGGTCGATTACAGCCCGGCCGGCGTTGCGCACATCGAGAACATCGAGAAACAGTCCGCGCAACGATGCCTCGACAAGATGGGCAAGGACTTCCTGGCCAACATCGGGACCGTCAACGTGGCCCGAGACCTCGACCGGTTGCGTGCGGCGCTCGGCGACGACAAACTCACGTACCTCGGATACTCCTACGGCACCGAGATCGGCGCGGCCTACGCCGAGGCCTACCCGGACAAGGTCCGGGCGATGATCCTCGACGGTGCTGTCGACCCCAACGCCGATCCAATCCAATCCAATCTCGACCAGGACGCCGCCTTCCAAAAAGCCTTCAACGATTACGCCGCCGACTGCGCCAAGGCTCCCGGATGTCCGCTGGGTGCCGATCCCGCCAAGGCGGTCGATGTTTACCGTCACCTGGTGGATCCGTTGGTGGCCAAGCCCGTTCCGACCGATGACCCTCGGGGACTGAGCTACGCCGACGCGGTGACCGGCACGATCATGGCGATGTACTCGCCCAGCCTCTGGAAGGATCTCAGCGACGGGCTGACCGAGCTGTCCAACGGGACCGGCGACACCCTCTTGGAGTTGGCCGACCAATACTGGAACCGCGACAGCGATGGCCACTACTCCAACGCCCAAGATGTTCTGACCGCCGTCACGTGTGTCGACGATCCGCCCAACACCGACCGAGCGAAGGCAATCGACGAGGATCGACGGGCGCGGCAGCTGGTGCCGTTTGACAGCTACGGCCAATTCACCGGCAACGCGCCGCTGGACTCCTGCGCGTTCTGGCCGGTTCCGCCGACCAGCGGCCCGCACACCGTGAGCGCGCCCGGTGTGCCTCCGGTGTTGGTGGTGTCAACGACTCACGACCCGGCGACGCCGTATCAGGCGGGTGTCGAGCTGGCCAAGGAGCTCGGCGGCGATGTGCTGACGTTCAACGGCACCCAGCACACCGTGGTCTTTCAGGGCCAGACCTGTGTCGACAAGTACGCGGCGGCGTATCTGATCGACCTCGCGCTGCCGCCGAAAGGCACCACGTGCTGA
- a CDS encoding sensor domain-containing protein, whose protein sequence is MTPRLPVLAAALCLVVSGCSAITTGTAMPAGKAPLTSPDSLPTLLLSAPDVGAALSSDDVVVTTDVSKAWNDSAHFADVNCLAIAGAAQQGVYASSGSTAVHGQVLRDPPTAPQWSHYAVQAVVAFPTAQAAADFFAASQRGWAACSDRQLNYAQPIGPPQVWSVGQTSTNNDVLAVSRVQQSPQRWACQRALTVHSNVAVDVEACSLHGPTAAASAIAGQIAGRLPSA, encoded by the coding sequence GTGACCCCCCGCCTCCCCGTGCTCGCCGCGGCGCTGTGCCTTGTGGTGAGCGGATGCTCGGCCATCACGACGGGGACCGCGATGCCCGCCGGAAAAGCGCCGCTGACCAGCCCGGATTCCTTGCCGACGCTGCTGTTGTCGGCACCCGATGTCGGTGCGGCACTGTCCAGCGACGATGTCGTGGTCACCACCGATGTCAGCAAGGCCTGGAATGACAGCGCCCACTTCGCCGACGTGAATTGCCTGGCCATCGCCGGTGCGGCGCAGCAAGGCGTGTACGCGAGCAGCGGATCGACGGCCGTACACGGCCAGGTGCTGCGGGATCCGCCGACCGCCCCACAGTGGTCGCACTATGCCGTGCAGGCGGTCGTGGCGTTCCCGACCGCGCAGGCCGCGGCGGACTTCTTCGCCGCATCGCAGCGGGGCTGGGCGGCCTGCTCCGACCGGCAACTGAACTACGCGCAGCCGATCGGGCCGCCCCAGGTGTGGTCGGTGGGCCAGACCAGCACCAATAACGACGTGCTGGCGGTCTCGCGGGTGCAGCAAAGCCCGCAGCGCTGGGCGTGCCAGCGGGCGTTGACCGTGCACAGCAATGTCGCGGTGGACGTCGAGGCGTGCAGCTTGCACGGCCCGACGGCGGCGGCCAGTGCGATCGCCGGACAGATCGCCGGACGGCTGCCCAGCGCCTAG
- a CDS encoding YbhB/YbcL family Raf kinase inhibitor-like protein — translation MAFPYNPYEFLPELPSFTLTSTDFADGQPLKSSQVSGIMGAGGQDVSPQLSWSGFPEETQSFAVTVYDPDAPTASGFWHWAVANLPATVTELPSGIGDGSLLPGDAVTLVNDAGIRRFLGAAPPQGHGFHRYYVAVHAVKVPKLELTEDASPAYLGFNLFMNSIARAVIHGTYEQN, via the coding sequence ATGGCTTTTCCCTACAATCCGTACGAGTTCCTGCCCGAGCTGCCAAGTTTCACGCTGACCAGCACTGACTTCGCCGACGGTCAGCCGCTAAAGAGCTCTCAGGTCAGCGGCATCATGGGTGCCGGCGGGCAAGACGTTTCCCCGCAGCTGAGCTGGTCGGGCTTCCCGGAGGAGACTCAGAGCTTCGCGGTCACCGTCTACGACCCCGACGCCCCCACCGCGTCCGGTTTCTGGCACTGGGCGGTGGCCAACCTGCCGGCCACCGTCACCGAGCTGCCGTCCGGTATCGGCGACGGCTCTCTGCTGCCCGGTGATGCCGTGACGCTCGTCAACGACGCCGGCATCCGCCGCTTCCTGGGCGCCGCTCCGCCGCAAGGACATGGCTTCCACCGCTATTACGTCGCCGTGCACGCGGTGAAGGTGCCGAAGCTGGAGCTCACCGAAGATGCCAGCCCGGCCTACCTCGGGTTCAACCTCTTCATGAATTCCATTGCCCGCGCGGTCATTCACGGTACCTACGAGCAGAACTGA
- the rpsR gene encoding 30S ribosomal protein S18, whose protein sequence is MPSKTNRRRQGSAPDKPASAKKNLLKSLGLQAVDYKDTSTLRLFISERGKIRSRRVTGLSVQRQRNVTQAIKNSREMALLPYPGQERR, encoded by the coding sequence ATGCCGAGCAAGACCAACCGGCGCCGCCAAGGCAGTGCGCCCGATAAGCCGGCATCGGCCAAGAAGAATCTGCTGAAGTCACTCGGATTGCAGGCCGTGGACTACAAGGACACCTCGACGCTGCGACTGTTCATCTCCGAGCGCGGCAAGATTCGTTCCCGTCGGGTGACCGGTCTGTCGGTTCAGCGGCAACGCAACGTCACGCAGGCGATCAAGAACTCCCGCGAAATGGCGCTGCTGCCGTACCCGGGTCAGGAGCGTCGATGA
- a CDS encoding histidine phosphatase family protein codes for MTVILLRHGRSTSNTAHTLAGRTEGVELDDKGHDQAQALVGRVKGLPIKAVVRSPLLRCRLTVEPLAAELGLEPVIDDRLAEVDYGQWTGLALKDLMKEPLWAVVQQQPSAAVFPGGEGLAQVQARAVAAVREHDRRLAVEHGHDVLWIACTHGDVIKSVVADALGTHLDSFQRITADPASISVIRYTPMRPFVLHVNHTGAELASALSAPPPAPDDKSANDAVVGGSTD; via the coding sequence GTGACCGTTATTCTGCTGCGGCACGGCCGCTCGACATCGAACACCGCGCACACCCTGGCCGGCCGAACTGAAGGTGTGGAGCTCGACGACAAGGGCCACGACCAGGCTCAGGCGTTGGTGGGGCGGGTCAAGGGCCTGCCGATCAAGGCCGTGGTGCGGTCGCCGCTGCTGCGCTGCCGGCTCACCGTCGAGCCGCTGGCCGCCGAACTCGGCCTGGAGCCGGTGATCGACGACCGGCTCGCCGAAGTGGACTACGGCCAATGGACCGGTCTCGCGCTCAAGGATCTGATGAAGGAACCGCTATGGGCGGTGGTGCAGCAGCAGCCGAGCGCGGCCGTCTTCCCCGGTGGCGAGGGGCTGGCGCAGGTGCAGGCGCGGGCCGTGGCCGCGGTCCGTGAACACGATCGCCGGCTTGCCGTAGAGCACGGTCACGACGTGCTGTGGATCGCCTGTACGCACGGTGATGTGATCAAGTCCGTCGTCGCCGACGCGCTGGGCACACACCTGGACAGCTTCCAGCGGATCACCGCCGACCCGGCCTCAATAAGCGTGATCCGCTACACGCCGATGCGCCCATTTGTGCTGCACGTCAACCACACCGGGGCCGAACTCGCGTCAGCGCTGAGCGCGCCGCCACCGGCGCCCGACGACAAGTCCGCCAACGACGCAGTCGTGGGCGGCTCGACGGACTGA
- a CDS encoding DUF5703 family protein, which translates to MSAAHRSRMPASWEVELSDDYEWIPLRLPPDVTRVSASTRLSIEAEYRGWELTRVRLYTDGSRRVLLRRRKSRVNDQTVDQPAL; encoded by the coding sequence ATGAGCGCCGCGCACCGGAGCCGGATGCCGGCAAGCTGGGAAGTCGAGCTGTCCGACGATTACGAGTGGATCCCGCTGCGGCTGCCGCCGGACGTGACTCGTGTCAGTGCCTCGACGCGACTGTCCATCGAGGCCGAATACCGTGGCTGGGAGCTGACCAGAGTGCGTCTGTATACCGACGGAAGCCGCCGAGTTCTTCTGCGGCGCAGAAAGTCTCGCGTCAACGACCAGACCGTAGACCAGCCCGCGCTGTGA
- a CDS encoding quinone-dependent dihydroorotate dehydrogenase produces MYAALRRAFFLVPAERIHTLVFGSLRAATATELTRRPLRRRLAPQDPVLASTVFGVRFPGPLGLAAGFDKDGLGLNTWGALGFGYAEVGTVTAQPQPGNPLPRLFRLPDDRALLNRMGFNNHGAGALALQLAGHHPEIPIGVNIGKSKVTPPELAADDYRTSARLLGPLADYVVVNVSSPNTPGLRDLQAVESLRPILSAVLEETSSPVLVKIAPDLSDEDVDAVADLAVELGLAGIVATNTTISRAGLRTPGVDDLGPGGISGAPVARRALEILNRLYRRVGNDLVLISVGGIETPDDAWERITAGAALLQTYTGFIYGGGLWAKQIHDGIAERLRAGGFASLSDAVGSAHSARSPKNPPSAS; encoded by the coding sequence ATCTACGCAGCGCTGCGGCGGGCCTTCTTCCTGGTGCCCGCCGAACGTATCCACACGCTGGTGTTCGGCTCATTGCGCGCCGCCACCGCCACCGAGCTGACCCGCAGGCCACTGCGCCGCCGGCTCGCCCCGCAGGATCCGGTGCTGGCCAGCACGGTGTTCGGGGTGCGATTCCCCGGCCCACTCGGGCTGGCTGCCGGTTTCGACAAGGACGGCCTTGGGCTGAACACCTGGGGCGCGCTGGGTTTCGGCTACGCCGAGGTGGGAACCGTGACGGCCCAGCCGCAGCCGGGCAACCCGTTGCCGCGGCTGTTTCGCCTGCCCGACGACCGTGCGCTGCTCAATCGGATGGGCTTCAACAACCACGGTGCCGGAGCGCTGGCGCTGCAGCTGGCCGGCCATCACCCCGAGATACCCATCGGGGTGAATATCGGCAAGTCCAAGGTCACCCCGCCGGAGCTGGCCGCCGACGATTACCGCACCAGCGCAAGGCTTCTCGGCCCGCTGGCCGACTACGTGGTGGTCAACGTCAGTTCCCCTAACACGCCCGGGCTGCGTGATCTGCAGGCAGTCGAATCGCTGCGGCCGATTCTGTCGGCGGTACTGGAGGAGACCTCATCCCCGGTGCTGGTGAAGATCGCCCCCGACCTGTCCGACGAGGACGTCGATGCCGTGGCGGACCTGGCCGTGGAACTGGGGCTGGCCGGGATCGTGGCCACCAACACCACGATCTCGCGGGCCGGCCTGCGCACACCCGGTGTCGATGACCTGGGGCCGGGCGGGATCTCCGGCGCGCCGGTGGCGCGCCGAGCACTGGAGATCCTGAACCGGCTGTACCGCAGGGTCGGCAATGACCTGGTTTTGATCAGCGTGGGCGGAATCGAAACCCCCGACGATGCCTGGGAGCGCATCACCGCCGGGGCGGCACTGCTACAGACCTACACCGGATTCATCTACGGCGGCGGCTTGTGGGCCAAGCAGATTCACGACGGTATTGCCGAGCGGCTGCGAGCAGGCGGCTTCGCGTCACTGAGCGATGCGGTGGGTTCGGCTCACTCGGCACGCAGCCCCAAGAATCCGCCGTCGGCGTCATAG
- a CDS encoding NHL repeat-containing protein, with protein MVVNRAGLRRSAVVFLALAVLTGCSSNPLTVPPPTIEPAVPAISPPPATHPAGELLPLAGRPQAAIFDERTGALAVLAPGSDPQSPSTLTVFAVSGGTRELTLPGPATALAGDGQGSAYLSTRGGYVTVDLAAGTARPVSINDETDTDFTAIARRADGRLVLGSADGTAYTLGSESAVSEKVKIFARVDAIVTEGNNAVVLDRGQTSVTSLNSEGRSRQALRAGQGATSLAADPMGRVLVTDTRGGQLLVFGVDPLIERQAYPVPLAPYGLAGSRNLAWVSQTAANVVVGYDLTTGIPVEKVRYPTVQQPNSLAFDDTSDTLYVVSATGAGVQVIRNAAGAR; from the coding sequence ATGGTCGTAAACAGAGCCGGTTTGCGCAGGTCAGCCGTGGTGTTCCTAGCCTTGGCCGTCCTCACGGGATGTTCGTCGAATCCGCTGACGGTGCCGCCGCCGACCATTGAGCCGGCGGTGCCCGCGATCTCCCCGCCGCCGGCGACCCACCCGGCTGGCGAATTATTGCCACTGGCCGGCCGCCCCCAGGCGGCGATCTTCGATGAACGCACCGGCGCGCTGGCCGTGCTGGCCCCCGGTTCTGATCCACAATCGCCGTCGACGTTGACCGTGTTCGCCGTCTCGGGTGGCACCCGGGAGCTCACCCTGCCCGGCCCGGCCACCGCGCTGGCCGGGGACGGTCAGGGGTCGGCGTATCTGTCGACGCGGGGTGGATACGTCACCGTCGATTTGGCGGCCGGCACCGCGCGACCGGTGTCGATTAATGACGAAACCGACACCGACTTCACCGCGATCGCCCGCCGGGCCGACGGCCGACTGGTCCTCGGGAGCGCCGACGGGACCGCCTACACCCTGGGGTCAGAGTCCGCGGTGTCGGAGAAGGTGAAGATCTTCGCCCGGGTGGACGCGATAGTCACCGAAGGAAACAACGCTGTCGTCCTCGACCGGGGGCAGACGTCGGTGACATCGCTGAACAGCGAAGGTCGCAGCCGACAGGCGCTGCGTGCGGGCCAAGGAGCGACAAGTCTGGCGGCCGACCCGATGGGCCGAGTGCTGGTGACCGACACCCGCGGCGGCCAGTTATTGGTGTTCGGTGTCGACCCGCTGATCGAGCGGCAGGCGTATCCGGTTCCGCTGGCGCCGTACGGACTGGCCGGATCCCGCAATTTGGCCTGGGTGTCTCAGACCGCGGCGAATGTGGTTGTTGGTTACGATTTAACCACTGGTATCCCTGTGGAAAAGGTGCGTTACCCGACCGTGCAGCAACCGAACTCACTGGCCTTCGACGATACATCGGACACGTTGTATGTCGTGTCGGCGACGGGTGCCGGGGTGCAGGTGATCCGCAACGCGGCCGGTGCTCGATGA
- a CDS encoding undecaprenyl-diphosphate phosphatase, which translates to MSWLQVVVLSIVQGLTEFLPISSSSHLAIVSRVFFSADAGASFTAVSQLGTEVAVVVYFARDIWRILKAWFNGLFVKAHRDNIDYRMGWYVIIGTVPIVVIGVAFKEVIRGDVRNLWVIATAMLVFSAVIAVAEYVGRQTRHLEQLTWKDGLLVGLAQCLALVPGVSRSGSTISAGLFLGLDRPLAARFGFLLGIPAVLASGLFSLPDAFHPVTEGMSATGLQLLVSVVITFVVGYAAIAWLLRFVANHAMYWFVGYRVVLSLVLMGLLASGVVAAA; encoded by the coding sequence ATGTCGTGGTTGCAAGTCGTCGTTTTGTCGATCGTCCAGGGTCTGACGGAATTCCTGCCGATCTCGTCGTCGAGCCACTTGGCGATCGTGTCCCGGGTCTTCTTCTCCGCCGATGCCGGTGCGTCCTTCACCGCAGTGTCCCAGTTGGGCACCGAAGTTGCCGTGGTCGTGTACTTCGCCCGTGACATCTGGCGGATTCTCAAGGCCTGGTTCAACGGCCTGTTCGTCAAGGCGCATCGAGACAATATCGACTACCGGATGGGCTGGTACGTCATCATCGGCACGGTGCCCATCGTCGTGATCGGGGTGGCCTTCAAAGAGGTGATCCGCGGCGACGTTCGCAACCTCTGGGTGATCGCCACCGCGATGCTGGTGTTCTCCGCGGTGATCGCGGTCGCCGAGTACGTCGGCCGGCAGACCCGACACCTCGAACAGCTCACCTGGAAAGACGGCCTGCTCGTCGGTTTGGCGCAGTGCTTGGCTCTGGTGCCCGGAGTGTCCCGGTCCGGATCGACGATCAGTGCTGGCCTGTTCCTTGGCCTCGATCGGCCGCTGGCGGCGAGATTTGGCTTCCTGCTTGGTATTCCGGCCGTTCTGGCTTCGGGATTGTTCTCGCTGCCAGACGCTTTCCACCCGGTGACCGAGGGGATGAGCGCCACCGGGCTGCAGCTGCTCGTGTCGGTGGTCATCACGTTCGTCGTCGGCTACGCGGCGATCGCCTGGCTCTTGCGCTTCGTCGCCAACCACGCGATGTACTGGTTTGTCGGCTATCGGGTGGTGCTCTCGCTGGTCTTGATGGGACTGCTGGCGAGCGGCGTGGTGGCAGCGGCGTGA